In Clostridium sp. SY8519, one genomic interval encodes:
- a CDS encoding TlyA family RNA methyltransferase, with product MKERLDVLVVRRNLAPSREKAKTMIMEGNVFVNQQREDKPGSMFPDDAAIEIRGKTLKYVSRGGLKLEKAMNSFPIVLENKVCMDIGASTGGFTDCMLQNGAAKVYAVDVGYGQFAWKLRQDERVVCMEKTNIRYVTPEQIGELLDFASVDVSFISLSKVLPVAWNLLKEGGEMVCLIKPQFEAGREKVGKKGVVRDWKTHLEVIRKVIGFAGEAGFSVCGLDYSPVKGPEGNIEYLIYLRKSAQNSSGFSQDISGFSEDTAETVVHQAHGELDR from the coding sequence GTGAAAGAACGACTGGATGTGCTGGTGGTCAGGAGAAATCTTGCGCCATCCAGAGAAAAAGCAAAAACAATGATCATGGAAGGAAATGTCTTTGTGAATCAGCAGAGAGAAGACAAGCCCGGCTCCATGTTTCCGGATGACGCGGCGATCGAAATCCGGGGAAAAACATTAAAATATGTCAGCAGAGGCGGACTGAAACTGGAAAAAGCCATGAATTCCTTCCCGATCGTGCTGGAAAACAAGGTATGCATGGATATCGGGGCTTCTACCGGTGGATTTACAGACTGTATGCTGCAGAACGGAGCCGCAAAGGTATACGCGGTGGATGTGGGCTACGGACAGTTTGCCTGGAAACTGCGCCAGGATGAGCGGGTGGTATGCATGGAAAAAACCAATATCCGCTATGTAACGCCGGAACAGATCGGTGAACTGCTGGATTTTGCCTCCGTAGATGTGTCGTTTATTTCACTGAGCAAAGTGCTTCCGGTGGCCTGGAATCTGCTGAAAGAAGGCGGAGAAATGGTCTGCCTCATCAAACCGCAGTTTGAGGCGGGAAGAGAAAAAGTTGGAAAAAAAGGCGTCGTGCGGGACTGGAAAACACATCTGGAAGTCATTCGCAAGGTAATCGGGTTTGCAGGGGAAGCCGGGTTTTCCGTCTGCGGGCTTGACTATTCTCCGGTAAAGGGGCCGGAAGGGAATATTGAATACCTGATTTATCTGCGTAAGAGCGCGCAGAATTCATCCGGATTTTCACAGGATATCTCCGGATTTTCAGAAGATACAGCAGAAACAGTGGTACATCAGGCGCATGGGGAACTTGACAGATAA
- the argR gene encoding arginine repressor, with product MKEKRHAKILEIIREHDVETQEELCDYLNREGYRVTQATVSRDIRELQLTKVSMPGGHQKYTLFTKNELHLKDKYGRVFREGAVSIETAQNILVIHTVTGMAMAVAVALDSMDCEEIVGTIAGDDTIMCAVKTCEEAETLKERLRGIMLE from the coding sequence ATGAAAGAAAAAAGACACGCAAAAATTCTGGAAATCATCCGGGAACACGATGTGGAAACACAGGAAGAGCTGTGCGATTATCTGAACCGGGAAGGATACCGTGTCACACAGGCCACAGTATCCAGGGATATCAGGGAGCTGCAGCTGACCAAGGTATCGATGCCCGGCGGACATCAGAAATACACGCTTTTTACAAAAAATGAACTTCACTTAAAAGATAAGTATGGCAGAGTATTCCGGGAAGGAGCAGTATCCATTGAAACCGCCCAGAACATCCTGGTGATCCATACGGTGACCGGTATGGCCATGGCAGTGGCGGTGGCGCTGGACTCCATGGACTGTGAGGAAATCGTGGGAACGATAGCGGGAGACGATACGATAATGTGCGCGGTCAAAACCTGTGAAGAGGCGGAAACCTTAAAGGAACGGCTGCGGGGAATCATGCTGGAATAG
- a CDS encoding NAD(+)/NADH kinase, which yields MKNFLLITNKSRDKDLEFTRQVIRYITDKGGKACSIVTGKENYKTETDSRTDSYLPEQIRKGLARAVAPDCIMVFGGDGTFVRTSRDLAELKIPVIGVNLGTLGYLCELERSNVFHAIDRLFQDEYEVEHRMMLEGIKCGGSGEYIRALNDIVIHRKEPTQLINLRISVNGEFLTSYHADGIIIAAPTGSTSYSLSAGGPIVDPKADMILLTPINPHNMQSRSIVIGSDSTIEVELLPRRPEQDEQATVDFDGDSCAVLSVGDKITAHRTSEDVKILKLNKVSFLQILSKKMDSI from the coding sequence ATGAAGAATTTTTTATTGATTACCAACAAAAGCAGGGACAAGGATCTGGAATTTACACGTCAGGTCATCCGTTATATTACAGACAAAGGGGGAAAAGCCTGCAGTATTGTCACAGGTAAGGAAAATTACAAGACAGAGACGGACAGCAGGACAGACAGTTATCTGCCGGAACAGATACGAAAAGGGCTGGCACGGGCGGTAGCGCCGGACTGTATTATGGTATTCGGCGGAGACGGTACCTTTGTACGCACGTCCAGGGATCTTGCAGAGCTGAAGATCCCTGTGATCGGAGTGAATCTCGGTACGCTGGGCTATCTCTGCGAGCTGGAGCGCAGCAATGTATTTCACGCGATTGACCGGCTGTTTCAGGATGAATATGAAGTGGAACACCGGATGATGCTGGAGGGAATCAAGTGCGGCGGCAGCGGAGAATACATACGTGCTCTGAATGACATCGTAATTCACAGGAAAGAGCCGACCCAGCTGATCAATCTGCGTATTTCCGTCAACGGAGAATTCCTGACTTCCTATCATGCGGACGGAATTATTATCGCGGCGCCGACAGGCTCCACCAGCTACAGTCTGTCTGCAGGGGGACCGATTGTGGATCCCAAGGCGGATATGATTCTTCTGACCCCCATCAATCCGCACAATATGCAGTCCCGCAGCATTGTCATCGGTTCTGATTCCACGATTGAGGTGGAACTGCTGCCCCGGCGTCCGGAGCAGGATGAACAGGCAACGGTTGATTTTGACGGAGACAGCTGCGCGGTACTGTCAGTCGGGGATAAGATCACGGCACACCGGACCAGTGAGGATGTTAAGATATTGAAACTGAATAAAGTAAGTTTCCTTCAGATCCTCAGCAAAAAAATGGACAGTATTTGA